In one Solanum lycopersicum chromosome 11, SLM_r2.1 genomic region, the following are encoded:
- the LOC104644549 gene encoding HMG-Y-related protein A-like has protein sequence MDKLREGIVKMSNTEPNASLSESQNSILRQHLDIIMSGLQTTPNHPPYAWMIEKALQELDEEEGSDEDSISEFILKNNESLPRAHKIMLKDHLEKMCERGEIFMIDGGRFLLLGESKHLNSKSKGKSKRRGSSSNTQKKQQQKEKEEDLEKPKKQGPGRPAKNKDDGAEKGDGTTSALSSKEPDDQPERDLKGQEDGADPDVVLLKDLRLLRRRKTIKD, from the coding sequence ATGGACAAATTGAGAGAAGGAATTGTTAAAATGTCCAACACTGAACCAAATGCGTCATTATCAGAGTCCCAGAATTCAATTCTTCGACAACACCTTGATATTATTATGTCCGGTCTTCAGACTACCCCAAATCATCCTCCTTACGCTTGGATGATTGAAAAAGCATTGCAGGAATTGGACGAAGAAGAGGGCTCTGATGAAGACTCGATATCTGAgtttatcttaaaaaataatgaaagttTGCCAAGGGCTCATAAGATAATGCTGAAAGATCATCTGGAGAAGATGTGTGAAAGGGGGGAAATTTTTATGATTGATGGAGGACGGTTTTTGCTTCTGGGCGAAAGCAAGCACTTGAATTCAAAGAGTAAAGGAAAGAGCAAGAGAAGGGGGAGTTCGTCAAATACACAAAAGAAGCagcaacaaaaggaaaaagaggagGATTTGGAGAAACCAAAAAAACAGGGTCCTGGGAGGCCTGCTAAGAACAAGGACGACGGGGCCGAAAAAGGTGATGGTACAACTTCAGCATTGTCATCAAAGGAGCCAGACGATCAGCCTGAGAGGGATCTCAAGGGCCAGGAAGACGGGGCTGATCCtgatgttgtacttctgaaggACTTGAGAttgttaagaagaagaaaaacgaTCAAGGACTAG